One window from the genome of Bradyrhizobium sp. 4 encodes:
- a CDS encoding GntR family transcriptional regulator — protein sequence MAGLFKVAAEAEEDSGLLSDRIRNALTDEIASGALAAGSALEEQQLADRFGASRTPVREALRQLVVSGLVEVRGRRGLVVARMTPERIMDMFETSAEVEAMCVRLATYRMTPLERSDLIELHDSSLAMVDANDVDAYDAFNRLFHEGIYSATHNAFMAEQAQEVRARLSAFRRTQLRQGDRIRKSRDEHDSIMQAIAEGDGDTAARRMRAHMLNAAAALRRYIDDRASGEGRA from the coding sequence ATGGCAGGTCTGTTTAAAGTTGCGGCTGAGGCAGAAGAAGATAGCGGCCTTCTCTCCGATCGCATCCGTAATGCGCTCACCGACGAGATTGCCTCCGGTGCGCTGGCTGCCGGTTCGGCGCTGGAAGAGCAGCAGCTTGCCGATCGCTTTGGGGCTTCCCGCACGCCGGTGCGGGAAGCCCTCCGGCAGCTTGTCGTCAGCGGGCTCGTCGAGGTGCGGGGCCGTCGCGGGCTCGTCGTGGCACGGATGACACCCGAACGCATCATGGACATGTTTGAGACCAGCGCAGAGGTGGAAGCCATGTGCGTCAGGCTCGCGACCTATCGCATGACACCGCTGGAGCGCAGCGATCTGATCGAGCTCCACGACAGCTCGCTGGCAATGGTCGACGCCAACGACGTGGATGCCTACGATGCGTTTAACCGGCTGTTCCACGAAGGCATCTATAGCGCAACGCACAACGCGTTCATGGCCGAGCAGGCGCAGGAGGTCCGTGCGCGTCTCAGCGCCTTCCGCCGCACGCAATTGCGGCAGGGCGATCGTATCCGCAAGTCCCGGGACGAGCATGATTCTATCATGCAGGCGATTGCAGAGGGCGATGGCGATACGGCCGCTCGCCGAATGCGCGCGCACATGTTGAACGCCGCCGCGGCGCTTCGGCGCTACATCGACGACCGCGCGAGCGGAGAAGGTCGAGCGTGA
- a CDS encoding LysR family transcriptional regulator produces MHYLLVLARERHFGRAAKGLLISQPALSQAGPAD; encoded by the coding sequence TTGCACTATCTCCTCGTTTTAGCGAGGGAGCGGCATTTTGGCAGGGCGGCAAAGGGATTACTGATCAGCCAGCCGGCGCTGTCTCAGGCGGGTCCAGCAGACTGA
- the madM gene encoding malonate transporter subunit MadM gives MTMISHVLAANSLITAFAAVGILMWISGAISKYLTFGRIHASAIAIMLGLLLAFFGGLATGGEKGLADLPALTGIGLMGGAMLRDFAIVATAFEVDVVHARKAGLIGAVALGLGTVVPFILGVLVAAAFGYTDAESLTTIGAGAVTYIVGPVTGAAIGASSPVIALSIATGVFKAVIVMIGTPFVAKMIGLNNPRSAMVFGGLMGTVSGVSGGLAATDRRLVPYGALTATFHTGLGCLVAPSILYFTVRAIIGS, from the coding sequence ATGACCATGATATCCCACGTTCTTGCCGCAAACTCGCTGATCACGGCGTTCGCCGCGGTGGGCATCCTGATGTGGATCTCCGGAGCGATCTCGAAATATCTCACCTTCGGGCGCATTCACGCCTCGGCGATCGCGATCATGCTCGGGCTTTTGCTCGCGTTTTTCGGAGGCCTCGCCACCGGCGGTGAAAAGGGCCTCGCCGACCTGCCGGCGCTAACCGGGATCGGACTGATGGGAGGCGCGATGCTGCGGGATTTCGCCATCGTCGCCACCGCCTTCGAGGTCGACGTCGTCCATGCGCGCAAGGCCGGACTGATCGGTGCGGTCGCGCTCGGATTGGGGACGGTCGTTCCGTTCATTCTGGGCGTTCTCGTCGCCGCAGCCTTTGGCTACACTGACGCCGAATCGCTGACGACGATCGGCGCCGGCGCGGTCACCTACATCGTCGGGCCGGTCACGGGAGCGGCGATTGGCGCCTCCTCGCCGGTTATTGCGCTGTCGATCGCGACCGGTGTATTCAAGGCGGTGATCGTGATGATCGGTACGCCCTTTGTTGCGAAGATGATCGGCCTAAATAATCCGCGCAGCGCAATGGTGTTTGGCGGCTTGATGGGTACGGTCAGCGGCGTTTCCGGAGGCCTGGCGGCAACAGATCGGCGTCTAGTGCCTTACGGCGCATTAACAGCAACGTTTCATACCGGGTTGGGATGCCTCGTCGCACCGTCCATTCTCTACTTCACGGTGCGCGCAATCATAGGAAGCTGA
- the madL gene encoding malonate transporter subunit MadL, translating into MTISGVALLAICTLLGVLLGDLLGVVLGVKANVGGVGIAMMFLIAARLWLLRHGLLSHGLKTGVEFWGSFYIPIVVAMAAQQNVVAAAKGGPIVVIAGIGAVAVCFAQVALISRLSGRVETMDEIEAREAIEANVPHFKSGRIG; encoded by the coding sequence GTGACCATTTCCGGCGTAGCTCTGCTCGCGATCTGCACGCTGCTCGGGGTCCTGCTCGGCGACCTGCTCGGCGTCGTCCTCGGTGTGAAGGCCAATGTCGGCGGCGTCGGCATCGCGATGATGTTCTTGATCGCCGCCCGGCTTTGGCTGCTACGCCACGGTCTCCTCAGCCACGGGCTGAAGACGGGCGTCGAGTTCTGGGGCAGCTTCTACATTCCCATCGTGGTCGCCATGGCCGCGCAGCAGAACGTCGTCGCTGCGGCAAAAGGCGGTCCCATCGTTGTCATTGCGGGGATCGGCGCGGTGGCGGTGTGTTTCGCCCAGGTCGCTTTGATCAGTCGACTCAGCGGCCGTGTCGAGACGATGGACGAGATCGAGGCGCGCGAGGCGATCGAGGCGAATGTGCCCCACTTCAAGTCCGGGAGGATCGGATGA